The following is a genomic window from Parabacteroides johnsonii DSM 18315.
GTCCAATATATCGATATCGTTTGTCGTAAAAGGAGAGTTATGCTCGCGTTGGCCCACATCGGCTGCTAAATATCCCCCTAAGCGGGTTGCAAATTGTGCATTTACACCCACTGTCAAAAAAGAAGTTACATTCGATTCCAAATTCAAGCGAGAGCGGAAATTACGATAGCGGTCGCCGACTTTTACTCCTTCGCGGTCTGCATATCCCAAAGACCAATAATAAGAAAAGTCTTCTTTACGGTTTGAAATGCTGACAGTATAATCCTGCTGTAATCCGGTTTGGAAAACAACATCATCCCAATCTGTTTCGATTCCGTTTAAATAATTCTCCATTTCGATCGTTTTGAAGTTTAAACGGGTCAACCATTTGTAGATCATTGTCTTTTCATCCGGTAAGGCAGAGACAGGAGATTTTTGGTCATAGTTATACCAAGCCAATGGGTCAATTCCTGCTGTCGACAAAGTTCGCGGATCGGTAAATTTACCTGGCTGTGCAGCTATTTCTGCTTCCGTCATTAAGCTTTCGCCATATTCTTGTCGGAATTTGATGAATCCTGCACCATCAACCGTTTTAGGCAGAAGTGCGTTGCTTACCATACCGACGTTAGCATTAAATGAAATTACAGGTTTTCCTGTTTTTCCTTTTTTGGTGGTAATAGCTACTACTCCATTGGCGGCTTTTGCTCCATAAACGGCAACTGAACTGGCATCTTTCAAAACATCGATGTTTTCGATATCCATAGGATTAATGTCTTGTAAAGATCCATCATAGATAACACCGTCCAAAACTAACAAAGGAGAGGAGCCTGCTTTCAAAGAATTTTTTCCGCGTATTTGCAGATCAGCGGTACCGGCGGCATCTGTAGCCATTGAAATCGACAGACCGGAAGCACTGGCACGCAACAGGTCTTGGACAGAGCGTGGGGCTTCAGTTTCTAATTTTTCTGTTTTTACACGCGAAATCGCCCCCGTCAAATCTTTCTTCTTTGCCGTACCGTAACCGATTACAACCACTTCTTCCAGCTCTTCCGTATCTTCTTTCATCGTTACATTGATTGTTTTCCGGTTGCCAACAGGAATCTCTTGGGATATGTATCCAATATAAGAGAATACAAGGATTGTTTTTTTACCTGTTGAGGAAACACTGTATTTTCCGTCCATATCCGTTATAGAGCCGTTGGTTGTTCCTTTTTCCATCACATTTACACCAATCAAAGGTTCACCGGATTGATCTTTGACAGTACCGGTAATCGTTATATTTTGGGCAAATGATTGAGTCGTGAATAACCCTAACAGAATTGAGATCAGGTTGATTCGTATTATAAAAAATAAGTTTTGTTTTCGCATCTTAATTGGGTATTAGATTGAACATTCTAAAAATATTTATAGTAATAGATTGAAAAATAGCTGTATATGGGAAATTTAAAGTTATGAAGTGTCAAATAGGAAATGCATAATGATTATCATAATATTAGATTAATTTGTATTTGTAACTTAGTCCTTTCTGAACTACTGTTATATTCTAAGGATTACACTTCCTAAACACTTTATGTATGCAAATAAAAGTTCCTGAAATTTGTATTAGTTTAAATTTATCCGTATGTTTGCGGACACGTACGATCTGAATATGTATAGTTGTTAATTTTTTCTTTAACAATATACCATAGTTCAGAAAGAACTATGGTTGGTTAAGGTTTAGGAATAAAGGGCATTTGCCGAGTCTGACTTTTCTTTCTCTATGAGTTTAGTAAATGTTCAATTTGAGGAGATCAAATATTTCAATGAACAAAAGATGTATGTGAAGATATTTTAGGATATCTATAGGAATTTATGGAAGGATAGATATTTGTAAAAGAAAAAAGCTGACAGTCTCTAATTGATAGAACTGTCAGCTTTTTTTGAGAAGATGGTTGGTTATTTTAGATTCCCAACGAAGCCTTTATCGCTTCGATCTTTTCTGCTCCTGCTTTTTCGGCAACCGGCAGTTCATCGAGGCTCTTTACTTTGGAATGGACTTCGCAATAGAACTTGATCTTCGGCTCCGTACCGGAAGGACGGATAGATACTTTCGTTCCGTCTTCTGTGAAATATTGGAGGACGTTAGAGGTAGTCGGCATATCCAATGTCAATGTTTCGTTTTCTACATAGTCTTTGCCTTTCAGGGATGCGTAATCGTAGAATAATGTAACTTTGGAACCAGCGATTTCCTGTAACGGGTTTTCACGGAAATGTTTCATCATCGCTTCGATCTCTTCAGCACCGCTCTTTCCTTTCTTTACAACGGAGATCCCTTTTTCTTTAGAGAAACCGTACTGAACATAGATGTTCTGCAATAACTGGTACATCGTGATGCCCTGATCTTTTGCCCAGGCGGCGATTTCGGCCAAGATGGCACAAGCAGAAACGGCATCTTTGTCGCGAACGAAATCTTCGCACAGGAAGCCGTAGCTTTCTTCACCACCACCGATATAGTTCTTTTTCCCTTCGTTCTTTTTCATGACATCAGCGATCCATTTGAAGCCGGTGTAAACGTCATACACTTCGACGCCGTTCTTTTCGGCGATCGTGCGGATCAGCTCGGTCGTGACGATTGTCTTTACGATATATTCCTTGCCGTTGATCTTGCCGAGTTCTTTCCAGCGTGTGATGAGGTAGTAGACGAACATCAAAGCGGTCTGGTTGCCATTCAGCAATACCCATTCGCCTTCGTTGTTCTTAACGGCTGCACCTACGCGGTCTGCATCCGGATCGGAAGCCAATACCAACTCGGCATCTGTTTCCTTGGCCTTTTCAACTGCCAGAGCCAATGCTGCCGGTTCTTCCGGATTGGGGGAAACAACGGTAGGGAAGTCGCCGCTTACTACGTCCTGTTCAGGAACGTGGATGATATTCGTAAAGCCGAACGCTTTCAATGTCGGCGGGATAACCGTTACACCTGTTCCGTGGATCGGAGTATAGACGATCTTCATGTCGTGGTGGCGTGCGATGGATTCCGGTGACAAAGATACCTTTGTCAGATCATTGATATATTGTTCATCGATTTCCTTGCCGATGATTTCGATCAGTTCCTTGTTGCCTTTGAACTTGATTTCGCTGGCATTACGGATTTTGTTGACTTCGGCAATCGTATTCTTGTCATGCGGAGCGATCATCTGAGCGCCATCGTCCCAATAGGCTTTGTAACCGTTATATTCTTTCGGGTTGTGTGAAGCAGTCAGGATAATACCACTCTGGCATCCCAATTTACGGATGGTATATGACATTTCAGGAGTCGGGCGAAGGTCTTCGAACAGATAGACCTTAATGCCGTTTGCAGAGAATATGTCAGCAGAGATTTCAGCAAATTTGCGGCTGTTGTTAC
Proteins encoded in this region:
- a CDS encoding phospho-sugar mutase, whose amino-acid sequence is MENKELLEMVRSKAQSWLTKSYDAETRAQVQALLDNEDPTELIESFYKDLEFGTGGLRGIMGVGSNRMNIYTVGAATQGLSNYLKKEFADLDQIKVVIGHDCRNNSRKFAEISADIFSANGIKVYLFEDLRPTPEMSYTIRKLGCQSGIILTASHNPKEYNGYKAYWDDGAQMIAPHDKNTIAEVNKIRNASEIKFKGNKELIEIIGKEIDEQYINDLTKVSLSPESIARHHDMKIVYTPIHGTGVTVIPPTLKAFGFTNIIHVPEQDVVSGDFPTVVSPNPEEPAALALAVEKAKETDAELVLASDPDADRVGAAVKNNEGEWVLLNGNQTALMFVYYLITRWKELGKINGKEYIVKTIVTTELIRTIAEKNGVEVYDVYTGFKWIADVMKKNEGKKNYIGGGEESYGFLCEDFVRDKDAVSACAILAEIAAWAKDQGITMYQLLQNIYVQYGFSKEKGISVVKKGKSGAEEIEAMMKHFRENPLQEIAGSKVTLFYDYASLKGKDYVENETLTLDMPTTSNVLQYFTEDGTKVSIRPSGTEPKIKFYCEVHSKVKSLDELPVAEKAGAEKIEAIKASLGI